TTATACTGACTCTTCCTCTTAAATTCACAGGCATTGATAGCTCTCCAACGAATTATGTAGAAGAGCCAATGACAATAGTTGAGGATGTTCCTCTCGACGCAGACTTTACAGGATATAATATTTTAATTATCGATGATGATCTAAGAAATATCTTTGCGCTGACTACAATTCTTAAAAGCCGTGGTATGAATGTTGTGTTTGCGGAAAATGGCAAAGAGGGAATTAAAACTCTAAAGCAAAATGCAAATACCAATCTGATATTGATGGATATGATGATGCCAGAAATGGATGGACTAGAGGCAACAAGAGAAATTCGAAAATTAAAAGAATTCGAACAACTTCCCATCATTTCTCTTACGGCAAAGGCAATGAAAGGGGATAGGGAAAAATGTTTACAAGCAGGAGCGTCGGACTACATTACGAAGCCTGTAGATGAACAGCATTTACTCTCTATTATGTATAACTGGCTAAAGGTAAGAGAAACGGGTCTGTATGTTAACTAAAGACAATCAAAAAGTAGATGTTCTCATAGTTGATGATAGAGAAGATGGACTTATGGCTCTCGAGGCAGCGCTATGCATTCCACATATCAATCTTGTGAAAGCTCAATCTGGAGAAGAGGCTCTAAGTTATTTGGATAAGTATAACTTTGGAGTTCTGCTCTTGGATGTTCAGATGCCAGAGATGGATGGTTTTGAGTTAGCCGAAAAAATTCGTAAAAAAGAAAAATACAAATTTACGCCGATTATTTTTGTCACAGCAATCAATAAAGACGATCGTTATGTTTATAAGGGTTATGAACTGGGAGCTGTAGATTACATTTTTAAGCCTTTTGATGCTCAAGTTTTGAATTCTAAGGTGAGTATATTTGTTGAGCTTTATCTCAAATCCTCACAATTAGAAAAACAAGCGGAAAAAATTCGGGAAAGTGAAAGAAAAGAAAGATATCAAAAGCTAGCGGAGTTGGAGATTGAAAGTCTAAAGCGCTACAGAAATTTGGCTAACTCAATCCCTCATATTATTTGGAAAGCGCGTGATGATGGTATTTTCAATTATTTCAATCAAGTTTGGATTGATTACACCGGTCTTTCTCAGGATCAGAGTGTAGGGCTAGGTTGGCAATCTGCCATGTATCCGGATGACCTCAATCAATTTTTAAAAAATTTAATTTTATCCATGAACTCAGGCGAAGGCTTTGAAATCGAATGCAGATTGCGTCGACATGACGGGCAGTACCGATGGCATTGGTTAAAGGCATCGCCAGAACTTCAAGGAAACTTTGTGACGGCGTGGATTGGTACATGCACGGACATTCATGATAGAAAGTTGGCAGAAACGAAATTAATTGAAGCTGAACAGTTGGCAGTATCAGCAAGTGTTGCAAAAACCAGTTTTTTAGCGAATATGAGTCACGAAATAAGAACACCCATGAATGCTATTCTTGGGTTTTCGGAACTTATGCTCAATCCCGATCAAGATGAAGAAGAGAGGCGTCACTGCATTAACACAGTTCATAAGTGTGGAAGACAGCTTTTGGGATTGATTGACGAAATCTTAGATATTTCAAAAATTGAAGCTGGTCGTATGGAAGTCGAAAAAATAGATTTTAATTTAGGAACTCTCCTAAAAGATTTATCTGCACTTATGAAGGTTCAAGCAGAAAGTAAAAATTTGAAATTGGAATTTGAATTCTTATCTAAAATTCCTGAATTTATAAATACAGATCCTACGCGTTTAAGACAAATTCTTGTGAATGTGATCGGAAATGCTATCAAATTTACTCAAGTCGGTGAGGTCCGTATAAAAATGGCTTGGAAAAATGAAAAAAATAATCTAGGTTCTCTAGAAATATTTGTTTCGGATACTGGTGTTGGAATTGATAGTGAACATAAAAATAAATTATTTAAACCATTTGTTCAGGCAGATAATTCAACTACGAGAGTTTTCGGTGGTACTGGTTTAGGTCTTTTTTTATCTAGAAAGTTAGCTAGAGCTTTGAATGGTGATTTAACTTTCGAAGAAAAAGGTGGTAACCGTAAATCTCTAGGGTCCACATTTTTGCTTAAGGTAAACACTGAAAATATAAAAGATGTGAAATTTATCCAAAGTCTCCCAAAGGATCAGATGGAAACTAAAAAATCTACTTTTCAAAGTACAGAAAGCCAGCTGGAAGGACTTAAAATTCTTTTAGTTGAAGATTCAGAAGACAACCAAGATATAATTACATATTTCTTAACCCATGCAGGTGCTCATGTTGATATTGCCGAAAATGGAGTTGAGGGTGTTCAAAAAACCCTAGAGGGTGATTACAATATTGTTCTTATGGATATCCAAATGCCTAAAATGGATGGCTATCAAGCAACTAGCGAGCTTAGAAACAAAGGATATATGGGGCCCATCATTGCTTTGACGGCCCATGCTCTAAAAGAAGAAAGAGATCGTTGTCTAAAAGCAGGTTATACCGAGCATATGACAAAGCCTGTGAATAGAGTGACGTTGATTTCAGAAATTGCACGATTCGCATCAAAAAGTAGACATCTAGTCTCTTAATTCCACAAACAAAATCCCAATTTGCCTCAAAGAGTAAAAAGCATTGAAGGTTATCGGTTCTTGGCCCGGCATGCCTATTGCTCTGGTACATCTTACTCTATGAAGAGTAAATCATTATACGCCTAGGAGGTTTTTCATGAAGCATGAACTTATATCTGAGATGAAAGTGGACCATAAAAAATTAAAAGAACTTTACAAAAAAGGCCTTAAAAAAACTACAAGCTTGGAAGATAAATTAGAAATTTTTGAATCCTTAGCGCCGCTGGTAAAAGCTCATGCAAAAAGCGAGGAGGCTGTTCTATATGCACCAACTTGTGGTATGGATGAGACTAAGCACGAAGCTTTGGAAGGTTTTGAAGAGCACGGGCTGGTTGAGCTCTTGCTTGAGGAGATGAAGTCCGAAGGAAATAATGACAGATGGGAAGCGAAATTCACAGTGGTTTGTGAGCTTCTGGATCATCATATTGAAGAGGAAGAGCAAGAGTATTTTTCAAAAATTAAAAATATTTTTTCTCACGAAGAAAGAATTGAAATGGGAAAAGAATATAGAGAAATGTTCAGTCGCCTCATAGATGCCCAAAAAAATATTCTAGAACCAGAAGAATTTGAGCATTTGAGAAATCATTAATACGAAATCATTAATTTTGAAGCTTACGCCAGAATTTTTCGACCAAACTATTTTGTGGAACATAAGTTTTGAATATCTCTTGAGCCTCAGAGAGAGACTTTTCTTTTGCTTCGAGAACTAGATCTTCGAAAAAAGACTCTGTCGACGCAATTGCTAATGATGGAAAGCTAGAGTCTTGGATTTCACCCACGGCAACGATATCAAAGTGTTGCCATAGGGGTTTCATTGCCTTTTCATAAGTTCTCTCAAAGTATTTTCCTTGAAGATGGGTAGCCTCTTTCAATTGCTTAGTAGAGAGGGGAGAGTCCATTTTCAAGCAATCTAGGATTTGCATAGATTCTCTGGTTTTTTGATTGGAATTCCACTCCCGAGATAAACGATAGAGAGATTTGAATAAAGGTTTAGAAAAAAATGTTGCTCGCCCAGAGAGCCATTTGCTGTAGATGACTTCTCTTGAGCTAGAAAGCTCTTCTCTTAAGTGCCAAAGTTTAGCCACTCTATTGTCACCATTTTCGTCCCATTCCCACTTCATTTTGCTTCTTGGGTAAAGCTCTTTCCAGATAGAGTTGTACTCATTTTTATTTTTGATTGGGAATACAAGTAAAATGCCATTTTTATTTATGGCATTTAGAGCTTGGATTTTATCGGAAGTTTTTTTAGACATTCCTTATTCTTATAATAAGAATCATCCAGTTGGAAGGCTAAAGTAGAATGTTGAACCTTCTTTAACTTTTCCATCGGCTTTGACTTTACCGCCATGAAGTTCAATGATCTTACTCACAGAATAAAGTCCTAATCCTAATCCTGGATAAGCTTTTTCGTCGTGGAGGCGGCTTAAAGGTTTGAATAGTTTTCCTGCGTCTGCTGCATCTAATCCCACGCCGTTGTCTTTGACATAGAATGTAGAGAAATTTCCTTCACTCTCAGATTTTCCCATTTTTATTTTTAAAGTATTTCCATGCTGTGAAAATTTAAAAGAATTATTAATTAAATTCTCCATAACTATTCTAAGGAGGATTGGGTCGGCCAAGGCTTGAAGGTCTTTTTCGATTTCTAAAGAAACTTCCTTAGAAGGATACTGAATCATTAAAGAATCTATAATGTCCTGGACCATGCCTCTAAAATCGATAGTTTTGGGCTGAATATTTTCACGAGATGCACGATAAAGACCTAGGATCTTTTCCACTTGAAGCCCTAAATTTCTTGTACAATCCTTTAGTGATTCTGCGTAGCATTTTGTTTTGTCATAATTTTTTTCACCTAAGCTCACCAACATAAGATCTGAAAGTCCTGTCAATGAAGTTAAGGGGCTTTTAAGATCATGGGCAAGAGAGTGAATATAAGCTTCGAGATCCTGATATTTGCTTTTGAGATTTTCATTCTGCATCACCTTGTCTTTAACTGAATTTCTTAATTCTAAATTCTCAATAGAATTCGATACGAGATCTGCTAAGATTTGAAGAAGCTCAACTTCCTCAAATGAAGGATGAGTTATTTTTTTCCAATAATTCCCAATGGCTCCAATAGGAGAATCTTTTCTAATTAGAACCATGCAAAGACTTTTTACAAATGTTGGCTTATAAGCATCATGAGGAATGCGGTCATCTTTATAAATATCGGTGATGATCACAGATTTCTTATTGATCATTGACCATCCACTGATACAAGAACTCATGGGAAATTTTTTGCCTTTCCAGAGAGTAGAGATCGCGTCTTCGTCAACGTAATAGCAGAGATCATTTTCTTTTAAAACAAAGGTTGCACCGTCAGAGCCGACAAGCTTTCTCGCTGTCTCGGTCACAATCTGCGTGATCGCTTCAATGGTCGAAGCACTCGTGAGACGAGTCGCTGTATCTACAAGAATTTTGGAAGAAGATTCGCTAACCATGATGTTCCTTAAAAAATATTTTATTAACTAATAATATTTAATATAATAATATTAGAATGAAATTATTTTATTTGAAACAAAAAATATTTATATGTTATTAGTTTATTTTAAAAGTTTATTTTATAGATCGGACCGCACCTAGGTCTAGAGATGTTAGATGAGGAGTACTTATTTTTTGGTGGCGTAAGGTTTATATACTTGGAAATAAAGCATCAGCCAGAATAATAGTCCGGAAGTAATAACAGGAATCAAAAATCCCCAGTACTGAAAATGAGTGAAGACAAATCCTGCGACAACGGAGCCTAATAAGAAAAAGCAAATGATCCCAACTCTCATGAGGTTTGCCTTGCTGTCATCAATGTTATAATCATATTTATCACGATTGAAGTAACGAATGATTCCGATTCCCAGATCTGTTGTGATGCCTGTGAGATGCGTTGTTCTCACTACAGATTTTGATACTGTTGTGATGGTTCCGTTTTGAATTCCACAAATTAAACATAAAAGGGCAAGAAGTGTATAATCTCTTGAGTAAATTAAAGGTTCTCCGAAGGCTCCAAAATAACTTAGAATTCCGCCTAAAAAAACAATGATGGTGAGTAAAAAAATCAGTCCAAATGTAATGTAGTATTTCGGTTTTTTATGGAGCTTTAGTCTTAGGTCTACGAGGAGTCCGCTGAGCATGGCGCCGAACAGAAAAAAGAGTGGAACGGCTAACATTCCAATGGCGTGATCGCTTTCAATTTGATTGGCCTCATAGCCAAAAAAAGTAGCAAATCCTGTAACGTGAGAAACGAATCTATGGCAAGCCATAAATCCACCCATATTTAAAATACCAGCTTGAAAAGCCATAGACATCCAGATGCCAATGTTGCTGCGATTGTAATGGGAGATGGATTCATTTCCAAAAAGCACGATTACCTCAAATCTTAGTCGATATGTAAATGGTAAGCAGTGGAAGAGCATTTGTAAACAGAGAGTTTAAAAAAGGCAAGGTTTTGCGAGAGACATGTAGAACTCGTTACGATAAGTGAATATTCCTTGATCCCAACACTCATGAATGTAGAATTGATAGATGGGAATCATCGCGAGAACGCTCATCGGCATCAGCTATCTTACCGGCTTTTTAGTGAGCCTTCAATTTATCAAATCTCAAGCTGTATTTTTAGCTCATTATAGTGCCAAGGAATTAGTGTTTGCTGTTATCTACCCAGTAGCACTTTGGTTCTTTATTTCTTTTGCGATTCGTAAAAATGAATTTAGAAATCAATTTGTCAAAACATTTATACCGGTCTTCATCTGTGCTGCCATAATTCTTTGTTCTGTGATTACCCAAGTTGAAAAGAATATCAATTATGTTTTTGTTTGGATTTTTATGGCAGGCCTATTCTCAGAACTGATGAGATGGGGATTGAATGAGATGCTAGAGCGGTACGTCAGCCCTTCAAAGCTTGGTGTGGTATTTTCTTATCAAGCCATGGCTCAAGAGGTGGGTATCGTAAGTGCTGTAGCATTTTATGCCTTTGCTCCTCATGTCAGCTTGCTGCAGGTGAGCCTAACGACAGCAGTTGCTGCAATATGTATTTTAGGAATTTTAATAACATTTTTAAATCCTAGACGTTTGGAGTTTCATTTTATTGCTAGAAAATCAAAAGACTTTAAATTTTTTGATAAAGCTTATCAGCCAATCTTCTTAAGTTTTTTATTGATGGGACTTTTTGCTGGCGTATTTAGAATGTCGCAAGACAATTTGGTAAATGATTTTTTTAAAAGTCATACTTTGAACCAAGTAGAGTTGCAGAAAATCATTTCCAGTGCCATGCTTATTGGGAGTTTTTTGCAAATGATCGCAGCTTTTATTAATGGGAGAATCATTGAGAGAAATCGAGTTTCACCGATTCGAGTGATAGCGTCGACTTGGGCTGTGCATTTTGCGGTGGGTGTGTTTGCAATCGTTACGCAAACATTGTGGGGCCATATTTTATTTATGAGTATGTCAAAAGGACTTGCGGGATTTTATTATCCAGCGCTCAATAGACTTTCAGGGTCTTTTAAGTATCTGACGGGCTTAACTTTTAAATCCAATCATATTTTTGGGACAATCATATTTGCGGGTATTGTCTTTGCATTTATTCCGCACGGACCGATGGTTTTACCAGTTGTTCTGGTCGCAACATTTTTATTGGTGTTGGGACAATTATTGATTTTGAGAAAGAAAATGATCCCTACATTAGAAGAAAATATAAAGTCTGAGCATGTGGATGAGTCGGTAAGGGCGGCAATTGGTTTGTCTTATCTTCAGCCAGACGATTATGTAGAAAAGATGTCGGAGATTTTAGATGAAAAGCCTCCTCAGCTTTTGAAAAAGCAGATCATCTTGGGATTAGGATATTCTCATGATCCAAAATCTTATGATGTTTTATTGCAAGAATTTAGATCAGATAAAGAAGAAATTCAAATCACAGTTCTTGAGGCGCTTAAAGTTGCAAAATCATACAAGGCAACAAGATTTGCGTTGGACTTAGTCTTATCGAATAGAAAATCTTTAACTCCCAGAGTTCGCT
This DNA window, taken from Bdellovibrionota bacterium, encodes the following:
- a CDS encoding response regulator; translation: MLTKDNQKVDVLIVDDREDGLMALEAALCIPHINLVKAQSGEEALSYLDKYNFGVLLLDVQMPEMDGFELAEKIRKKEKYKFTPIIFVTAINKDDRYVYKGYELGAVDYIFKPFDAQVLNSKVSIFVELYLKSSQLEKQAEKIRESERKERYQKLAELEIESLKRYRNLANSIPHIIWKARDDGIFNYFNQVWIDYTGLSQDQSVGLGWQSAMYPDDLNQFLKNLILSMNSGEGFEIECRLRRHDGQYRWHWLKASPELQGNFVTAWIGTCTDIHDRKLAETKLIEAEQLAVSASVAKTSFLANMSHEIRTPMNAILGFSELMLNPDQDEEERRHCINTVHKCGRQLLGLIDEILDISKIEAGRMEVEKIDFNLGTLLKDLSALMKVQAESKNLKLEFEFLSKIPEFINTDPTRLRQILVNVIGNAIKFTQVGEVRIKMAWKNEKNNLGSLEIFVSDTGVGIDSEHKNKLFKPFVQADNSTTRVFGGTGLGLFLSRKLARALNGDLTFEEKGGNRKSLGSTFLLKVNTENIKDVKFIQSLPKDQMETKKSTFQSTESQLEGLKILLVEDSEDNQDIITYFLTHAGAHVDIAENGVEGVQKTLEGDYNIVLMDIQMPKMDGYQATSELRNKGYMGPIIALTAHALKEERDRCLKAGYTEHMTKPVNRVTLISEIARFASKSRHLVS
- a CDS encoding hemerythrin domain-containing protein codes for the protein MKHELISEMKVDHKKLKELYKKGLKKTTSLEDKLEIFESLAPLVKAHAKSEEAVLYAPTCGMDETKHEALEGFEEHGLVELLLEEMKSEGNNDRWEAKFTVVCELLDHHIEEEEQEYFSKIKNIFSHEERIEMGKEYREMFSRLIDAQKNILEPEEFEHLRNH
- a CDS encoding GAF domain-containing sensor histidine kinase gives rise to the protein MVSESSSKILVDTATRLTSASTIEAITQIVTETARKLVGSDGATFVLKENDLCYYVDEDAISTLWKGKKFPMSSCISGWSMINKKSVIITDIYKDDRIPHDAYKPTFVKSLCMVLIRKDSPIGAIGNYWKKITHPSFEEVELLQILADLVSNSIENLELRNSVKDKVMQNENLKSKYQDLEAYIHSLAHDLKSPLTSLTGLSDLMLVSLGEKNYDKTKCYAESLKDCTRNLGLQVEKILGLYRASRENIQPKTIDFRGMVQDIIDSLMIQYPSKEVSLEIEKDLQALADPILLRIVMENLINNSFKFSQHGNTLKIKMGKSESEGNFSTFYVKDNGVGLDAADAGKLFKPLSRLHDEKAYPGLGLGLYSVSKIIELHGGKVKADGKVKEGSTFYFSLPTG
- a CDS encoding YoaK family protein; protein product: MLFGNESISHYNRSNIGIWMSMAFQAGILNMGGFMACHRFVSHVTGFATFFGYEANQIESDHAIGMLAVPLFFLFGAMLSGLLVDLRLKLHKKPKYYITFGLIFLLTIIVFLGGILSYFGAFGEPLIYSRDYTLLALLCLICGIQNGTITTVSKSVVRTTHLTGITTDLGIGIIRYFNRDKYDYNIDDSKANLMRVGIICFFLLGSVVAGFVFTHFQYWGFLIPVITSGLLFWLMLYFQVYKPYATKK
- a CDS encoding MFS transporter, coding for MGIIARTLIGISYLTGFLVSLQFIKSQAVFLAHYSAKELVFAVIYPVALWFFISFAIRKNEFRNQFVKTFIPVFICAAIILCSVITQVEKNINYVFVWIFMAGLFSELMRWGLNEMLERYVSPSKLGVVFSYQAMAQEVGIVSAVAFYAFAPHVSLLQVSLTTAVAAICILGILITFLNPRRLEFHFIARKSKDFKFFDKAYQPIFLSFLLMGLFAGVFRMSQDNLVNDFFKSHTLNQVELQKIISSAMLIGSFLQMIAAFINGRIIERNRVSPIRVIASTWAVHFAVGVFAIVTQTLWGHILFMSMSKGLAGFYYPALNRLSGSFKYLTGLTFKSNHIFGTIIFAGIVFAFIPHGPMVLPVVLVATFLLVLGQLLILRKKMIPTLEENIKSEHVDESVRAAIGLSYLQPDDYVEKMSEILDEKPPQLLKKQIILGLGYSHDPKSYDVLLQEFRSDKEEIQITVLEALKVAKSYKATRFALDLVLSNRKSLTPRVRLNAAQMVVALYGEKSIPILMLGLQLEDPRQLANVLEALSQFKHLELVDIFKGFVNSATPRVRANALMGLSQFPDQKEFYKEEILKTLGAPGMEELGHKISIFYLIGKNKNQEFKDTLIRLLIAQIKQPEEYKNLDAQSLSYIQTLSWSLLRLGVKEGRDVFFDLLQVTYRQPKAMSLLHFILQLDQNERYDTLDQWINESETPPATRDMLLDYFEKSGFNLEEEIEYLKSMNLVKF